In Flavobacterium sp. N3904, one DNA window encodes the following:
- a CDS encoding MATE family efflux transporter — MNLSQYTKEFSYNIKLAYPVILGMLGHTLIGIVDNYMVGNLGSTELAAVSLGNSFIFLALAIGIGFSTAITPLTAEADAEKNDKKIRTTFHHGLLLCTILGVSLFILTVLSKQLMYFMDQPQAVVALAAPYIDWVAFSLIPVVMYQGYKQFADGLSLTKYSMYSIILANVVHVFFNYVLIYGFWIFPKLGVIGAALGTVISRIMMVVFMHYLMKHNAIMKQYFKNFTFKEIKKSIIKKIIGLGFPSAMQMLFEVTLFTAAIWLSGTLGKNSQAANQIALILASSTFMVAMGMSVTAMIRVSHSRGVGDYKNLIIVARSIFLLAIIVEAFFAFIFVIFHNFLPHLFLNMSDPAQVLDNKEIIFITSKLLLIAAIFQISDGIQVVVLGALRGLQDVKVPMYITFVAYWVIGFPISFYLGKYSDLKAMGVWIGLLAGLTAAALFLYVRFARLTKKLVLENSKNNVVVRM; from the coding sequence ATGAACCTTTCTCAGTACACCAAAGAATTCTCATATAATATTAAACTGGCTTATCCTGTAATCCTTGGAATGTTGGGACATACTTTGATAGGTATTGTGGATAATTATATGGTTGGAAATTTGGGGTCAACCGAGTTAGCAGCTGTTTCCTTGGGGAATAGTTTTATCTTTTTGGCATTGGCAATAGGTATTGGTTTTTCTACAGCCATAACGCCTTTAACCGCCGAAGCGGATGCAGAAAAGAACGACAAGAAGATTAGAACAACGTTTCATCACGGTTTGTTGCTTTGTACCATTTTGGGTGTTTCATTGTTTATTTTGACGGTTTTGTCAAAGCAATTGATGTATTTTATGGATCAGCCTCAAGCGGTGGTTGCATTGGCAGCTCCTTATATTGACTGGGTTGCATTTTCGTTAATTCCTGTGGTGATGTATCAGGGTTACAAACAATTTGCTGATGGTTTGTCGTTGACTAAATACTCGATGTACTCTATTATTTTGGCCAATGTCGTGCATGTTTTTTTTAATTATGTATTGATTTATGGTTTTTGGATTTTTCCAAAACTGGGTGTAATTGGTGCTGCTTTAGGAACAGTAATTTCAAGAATTATGATGGTTGTTTTTATGCATTATCTGATGAAACACAATGCTATTATGAAACAATATTTCAAAAATTTTACTTTTAAGGAAATAAAAAAATCAATCATAAAAAAAATTATTGGTCTGGGTTTTCCTTCGGCGATGCAAATGCTGTTTGAAGTGACTTTGTTTACGGCGGCGATTTGGCTTTCGGGGACTTTGGGCAAAAACAGTCAGGCGGCCAATCAAATAGCTTTGATATTGGCTTCTTCAACCTTTATGGTTGCAATGGGTATGAGCGTTACAGCTATGATTCGAGTAAGTCATTCGAGAGGAGTAGGGGATTATAAAAACTTAATCATTGTTGCGCGATCTATTTTTTTATTGGCTATTATTGTCGAAGCTTTTTTTGCATTTATTTTTGTAATTTTTCATAATTTTTTACCTCATTTATTTTTGAATATGAGCGATCCAGCGCAGGTTTTAGACAATAAAGAAATCATTTTTATTACATCAAAATTATTGTTGATTGCTGCTATTTTTCAAATTTCGGATGGGATTCAAGTGGTTGTCTTGGGAGCCTTGAGGGGTTTGCAAGATGTAAAAGTTCCTATGTATATTACTTTTGTGGCGTATTGGGTAATAGGTTTTCCAATTTCTTTTTATTTGGGAAAATATTCAGACTTAAAAGCTATGGGTGTTTGGATTGGTCTTTTGGCAGGTTTGACAGCAGCTGCCTTATTTTTGTATGTTCGATTTGCACGTTTGACAAAAAAATTGGTTCTTGAAAATTCAAAAAATAATGTTGTTGTAAGAATGTAA
- a CDS encoding porin family protein: protein MKITEKIKVLFVFAIALLFANNSQAQETKNFDQGFRLGIGLNGGIPTNNDTYNWSLGGDVRLQYDLTPKASLTLTTGFTNLFIDQNVKDLGFIPAKAGFKLFVLKDQLYLLGEVGGGFAVTNGYDKNTYIWAPGIGFATENIDVSVRYEAYTDYDTDQIALRVAYGFKL from the coding sequence ATGAAAATTACAGAAAAAATTAAAGTGTTATTTGTATTCGCAATCGCACTATTATTTGCAAACAATTCTCAAGCACAAGAAACAAAAAACTTCGATCAAGGATTCCGTTTAGGAATTGGTCTTAACGGAGGAATCCCAACAAACAATGACACATATAACTGGTCACTGGGTGGTGATGTTCGCCTTCAATATGATTTAACTCCAAAAGCATCTTTAACGCTTACTACGGGATTTACTAATTTGTTCATTGATCAAAATGTAAAAGATTTAGGTTTTATACCTGCAAAAGCTGGTTTCAAACTTTTCGTATTGAAAGATCAACTTTATCTTCTAGGAGAAGTGGGTGGTGGTTTTGCAGTTACAAACGGTTATGATAAAAACACCTATATCTGGGCTCCCGGAATTGGTTTTGCTACAGAAAACATTGACGTGAGTGTACGTTATGAAGCCTACACTGATTATGATACCGATCAAATTGCTTTGCGAGTTGCGTATGGTTTCAAATTATAA
- a CDS encoding DUF6929 family protein produces the protein MKQFNLQPLFQISGIGSASGLVYQDNLLYIISDNSSYLYEYNIQEKKLYKIELFENSQENIPKANKFDFESITKKGNKLYLFGSGSTSKRNKRICYNTKNSTVKEKDVTHLYTRLKHKAFLNDSDLNLEGAFYNDYKWYFFQRGNGSQSQNGVFVFNKEKKDIQFTPVFLPKIQNIEATFTDAILVENQIYFLAAVENTISTYDDGEILGSYIGCLSLDTFKLESITLISDENKFEGLTIFKKTNHDIEFLLCEDNDTESLETVIYKLILPQ, from the coding sequence ATGAAACAGTTTAATCTTCAACCTCTTTTTCAAATTTCGGGAATTGGCTCTGCTTCAGGACTTGTTTACCAAGACAATCTATTATATATTATATCAGACAACAGTTCTTATCTATATGAATATAATATCCAAGAAAAGAAATTATATAAAATAGAACTTTTTGAAAATAGCCAGGAAAACATTCCTAAAGCAAACAAATTCGATTTTGAATCAATTACTAAGAAAGGGAATAAACTCTATCTTTTTGGTTCGGGTTCTACTTCCAAAAGAAACAAAAGAATTTGTTATAATACAAAAAATAGTACCGTAAAAGAAAAAGATGTAACCCATTTATATACCCGTTTAAAACACAAAGCCTTCTTAAACGATTCTGATTTAAATCTTGAAGGAGCCTTTTATAATGACTATAAATGGTATTTCTTTCAGCGTGGAAATGGAAGTCAATCTCAAAATGGTGTATTTGTATTCAACAAAGAGAAAAAAGACATTCAATTTACACCTGTATTTTTACCAAAAATTCAAAACATAGAAGCCACTTTTACGGATGCCATTTTGGTTGAAAATCAAATTTATTTTCTGGCTGCTGTCGAGAATACCATTTCAACTTATGATGATGGTGAAATTCTGGGCAGTTATATTGGTTGTCTGTCCCTCGACACGTTCAAGCTGGAGTCGATAACTCTTATTTCTGATGAAAATAAATTTGAGGGACTGACCATCTTTAAAAAAACAAATCACGATATTGAGTTTCTTTTGTGTGAAGATAATGATACCGAATCTTTAGAAACAGTCATTTACAAATTAATACTACCGCAATAA
- a CDS encoding DUF6929 family protein, with protein sequence MKKITLEILVHIIGLGSASGLIYNNDSLLLIGDSSGYLYDYSITKADLNKHQIIENPKENIEKNEKIDFESIAYSGDDLYIFGSGSGENRNKMIEINIKNNDTISTTDLTHLYSDMQSFAQIKEGNLNIEGAIYDKGNFFLLNRGNRKGSRNVIFTISGKNLINDYSILSNDFKLPKINGFQSGFSDAILIDDKIYFLATAENPKATTEDKRILGTLVGRIDVNKMKIDFTKKISNTQKFEGITLYAKSKGKVEFLLCEDNDTTVLESNIYKLTLEK encoded by the coding sequence ATGAAAAAAATAACACTCGAAATTCTTGTCCACATTATCGGGCTTGGCTCAGCTTCTGGACTGATATATAATAATGATTCGTTATTGTTAATTGGAGACAGCAGTGGTTATTTATACGACTATTCTATTACCAAAGCCGATTTGAACAAACATCAAATCATAGAAAATCCAAAAGAGAACATTGAGAAAAATGAAAAAATAGATTTTGAATCCATCGCATATTCTGGAGACGATCTGTATATTTTTGGTTCTGGTTCAGGCGAAAACAGAAATAAAATGATTGAAATAAATATCAAGAATAATGATACTATTTCTACCACCGATCTTACTCACTTATATTCTGATATGCAAAGCTTTGCACAAATAAAAGAAGGAAATTTAAATATTGAAGGAGCAATTTACGACAAAGGCAATTTCTTTTTGCTAAATCGTGGCAATCGAAAAGGAAGTCGAAATGTTATCTTCACCATTTCTGGAAAAAATTTAATCAATGATTATTCGATACTTTCAAATGACTTTAAATTGCCTAAAATAAATGGATTTCAGTCTGGATTTTCAGATGCGATATTGATAGATGATAAAATTTACTTTTTGGCAACAGCCGAAAATCCAAAAGCAACAACCGAAGACAAACGAATTTTAGGAACACTCGTAGGGCGAATCGATGTCAATAAAATGAAAATTGATTTTACCAAAAAAATCAGCAATACTCAAAAATTTGAAGGGATTACCTTATATGCGAAAAGTAAAGGGAAAGTTGAATTCTTACTGTGTGAAGACAATGACACTACAGTTTTAGAATCTAATATTTATAAATTGACATTAGAAAAATAA
- a CDS encoding 3-ketoacyl-ACP reductase, with protein MNDLKNKNALVTGAGKGIGKAIAIALAKEGVNVILIARTQSEINEVAKEINLLGVKSLAITADVASIDSVNNAVEKALAEFKTIDILINNAGIAAFGTFLELEPAAWEHIIQVNLMGTYYVTRAVLPNMIERQTGDIINISSTAGLNGNALTSAYSASKFAVLGLTDSLMQEMRKHNIRVTALTPSTVATDMAKELKLTDGNPEKVMQAEDIAELIIAQLKLNRRVFIKNSSIWSTNP; from the coding sequence ATGAACGACTTAAAAAACAAGAATGCATTGGTCACCGGTGCCGGAAAAGGGATAGGAAAAGCAATTGCAATTGCTTTGGCAAAAGAAGGAGTCAATGTAATTCTGATAGCCAGAACACAATCTGAGATAAACGAAGTCGCAAAAGAAATTAATCTTTTGGGTGTAAAATCTTTAGCAATCACAGCAGATGTTGCCAGTATTGATTCGGTTAATAATGCGGTTGAAAAAGCGTTAGCAGAATTCAAAACCATTGACATTTTGATTAATAATGCCGGAATTGCTGCTTTCGGAACCTTTTTAGAATTAGAACCAGCTGCTTGGGAACATATAATCCAAGTCAATTTAATGGGAACCTACTATGTGACTCGGGCCGTTTTACCTAATATGATTGAAAGACAAACAGGTGACATTATCAATATTTCTTCAACAGCAGGATTAAATGGAAATGCATTGACAAGTGCTTATAGTGCCTCCAAATTTGCCGTTTTAGGCCTTACTGATTCTTTGATGCAGGAGATGAGAAAGCACAACATTCGAGTAACAGCACTTACGCCTAGCACTGTAGCAACCGATATGGCAAAAGAACTAAAACTTACTGATGGCAATCCCGAAAAAGTAATGCAAGCTGAAGATATAGCAGAATTAATAATCGCCCAATTAAAATTAAACCGAAGAGTCTTTATTAAAAATAGCAGTATTTGGTCAACAAACCCTTAA